In Streptomyces sp. TS71-3, the following proteins share a genomic window:
- a CDS encoding TetR/AcrR family transcriptional regulator has translation MAGDQEEGAARLSLRERKKLLTRRALIEAAEARFAERGFDNVTVAEIADAVNVAAKTVFVYFPTKEDLVFHGEDEVLRTLVEVIRNRPAGTTPLDATVDMLGRTMTASAIGAVGELERLHRTVGDNGNLLSRMRLMWERFELAVAAELAAETGEPEHSPRPRVAAAQIVMVYRMMASPEAMAHVRAQPRNRRRKAFDDWLGVAREMVGDGIGEYARRT, from the coding sequence ATGGCCGGTGATCAGGAAGAGGGCGCCGCGCGGCTGAGCCTGCGTGAGCGCAAGAAGCTGCTGACCCGCCGGGCCCTGATCGAGGCGGCCGAGGCCAGGTTCGCCGAGCGCGGGTTCGACAACGTCACGGTGGCGGAGATCGCGGATGCGGTGAACGTCGCGGCCAAGACCGTCTTCGTGTACTTCCCGACCAAGGAGGACCTCGTCTTCCACGGCGAGGACGAGGTGCTGCGCACCCTGGTCGAGGTCATCAGGAACCGCCCGGCCGGGACGACCCCGCTCGACGCCACCGTGGACATGCTGGGCCGGACGATGACCGCCAGCGCCATCGGCGCCGTCGGTGAACTCGAACGCCTGCACCGCACCGTCGGCGACAACGGCAATCTCCTGTCGCGCATGCGGCTGATGTGGGAACGCTTCGAACTGGCCGTGGCCGCGGAACTCGCCGCGGAGACCGGCGAGCCGGAACACTCTCCCCGTCCCCGCGTCGCCGCCGCTCAGATCGTGATGGTCTACCGGATGATGGCCTCGCCGGAGGCCATGGCCCACGTCCGTGCGCAGCCGAGGAACCGCAGGCGCAAGGCCTTCGACGACTGGCTCGGTGTGGCGCGGGAGATGGTGGGCGACGGCATCGGCGAGTACGCCAGGCGTACCTGA
- a CDS encoding hydantoinase/oxoprolinase family protein codes for MSVETRVAIDVGGTFTDVVKLVPATGELAFEKVPTTPDAPTSGVMNAFEQAAVAMPDVAMFHHGTTLGLNSLLTRSGARTALVSTRGFRDVYLLGRTDRRAMYDIAYRKAAPLLQRYDTFEVTERAHFDGTVATALDEQDAHRVAALIAERGYEAVAVAFLHSYANPRHELRMREILQEARPGLQVTVSHELSREYREYERTSTAVLDAYIKPVVRGYLRDLETELAGRDFAGRFLMSRSGGGAMTAAAAREQPVNLILSGPAGGVVGAAAFSRLIGRKNLITVDMGGTSLDASLILDSQQVVHQGAQFEGLPINTPSLYIHTIGAGGGSLAYLDGAGALQVGPGSAGATPGPVAYGRGGTQPTFTDAALVVGYLGADTPLGGRLALDGTAAAAALEPIAGALGLGTTELARGILRISNTKIVGAVRAITVELGHDPKDFSLLSFGGAGGLVAVDVARELGIPSVVVPPGQGAFSALGMLMADVQHDLSRTAVIALSDLDRDAVESSYGAMEEEACGQLADEGFDAGRRLLHRGVDVRYVGQEHSVTMPFPTGSEDLVEAIGAEFAALHLRQYGHVMDEPAEITALRLRAVGVVDKPELPRLPDRSGGPVPAAGSRKVHGAGGRVTDYVLYVREDLRRSDRIEGPAIIAEHTATTVLHEGDRLEVGPYGELLVTVAEEAAETGEQAR; via the coding sequence ATGAGTGTGGAAACCCGGGTCGCCATCGACGTGGGAGGGACCTTCACCGATGTCGTCAAGCTGGTCCCCGCCACGGGCGAGCTGGCCTTCGAGAAGGTGCCGACCACGCCAGACGCCCCGACCAGCGGTGTGATGAACGCCTTCGAGCAGGCGGCGGTCGCCATGCCGGACGTCGCGATGTTCCACCACGGCACCACGCTGGGCCTGAACTCCCTGCTGACCCGCTCCGGCGCGCGTACCGCGCTGGTCTCGACCCGCGGCTTCCGCGACGTGTACCTGCTCGGACGGACCGACCGCCGGGCGATGTACGACATCGCCTACCGCAAGGCCGCGCCCCTGCTCCAGCGCTACGACACGTTCGAGGTCACCGAGCGCGCGCACTTCGACGGGACGGTCGCCACCGCACTCGACGAGCAGGACGCCCACCGGGTGGCGGCTCTGATCGCGGAGCGCGGCTACGAGGCCGTGGCCGTCGCCTTCCTGCACTCCTACGCCAACCCGCGTCACGAGCTGCGCATGCGGGAGATCCTCCAGGAGGCGCGGCCCGGCTTGCAGGTGACCGTCTCTCACGAGCTGTCCCGCGAGTACCGGGAGTACGAGCGGACCAGCACCGCGGTCCTGGACGCCTACATCAAGCCCGTCGTCCGCGGATACCTGCGGGACCTGGAGACCGAGCTGGCCGGGCGGGACTTCGCCGGCCGCTTCCTGATGTCGCGCTCCGGCGGCGGCGCCATGACCGCGGCGGCCGCCCGCGAGCAGCCGGTCAACCTGATCCTGTCCGGGCCGGCCGGGGGAGTGGTGGGCGCCGCCGCGTTCTCGCGGTTGATCGGCCGGAAGAACCTGATCACCGTCGACATGGGCGGGACCAGCCTGGACGCCTCGCTGATCCTCGACTCCCAGCAGGTGGTCCACCAGGGCGCGCAGTTCGAGGGCCTGCCGATCAACACCCCGTCGCTGTACATCCACACCATCGGCGCCGGCGGCGGGTCCCTGGCCTACCTCGACGGCGCGGGCGCGCTCCAGGTCGGCCCGGGCAGCGCCGGAGCCACACCCGGGCCCGTGGCCTACGGCCGCGGCGGGACGCAGCCCACCTTCACCGACGCCGCGCTCGTCGTCGGCTACCTGGGTGCCGACACCCCGCTGGGCGGCCGGCTCGCCCTGGACGGCACGGCGGCTGCCGCGGCACTGGAACCGATCGCCGGCGCGCTGGGTCTTGGCACGACCGAGCTGGCCCGCGGGATCCTGCGGATCTCCAACACCAAGATCGTCGGCGCGGTACGGGCGATCACGGTCGAACTCGGCCACGACCCGAAGGACTTCTCGCTGCTGTCGTTCGGGGGTGCCGGGGGCCTGGTGGCCGTGGACGTGGCCCGCGAGCTGGGCATCCCCTCGGTCGTGGTCCCGCCCGGCCAGGGCGCGTTCTCGGCGCTCGGGATGCTCATGGCCGACGTCCAGCACGACCTGTCCCGCACCGCGGTCATCGCCCTGTCCGACCTGGACCGCGACGCGGTCGAGTCCTCCTACGGAGCCATGGAGGAAGAAGCCTGCGGGCAACTGGCGGACGAGGGCTTCGACGCGGGGCGCCGCCTGCTGCACCGGGGCGTGGACGTCCGCTACGTCGGGCAGGAGCACTCGGTCACCATGCCCTTCCCCACCGGCAGCGAGGACCTGGTCGAGGCCATCGGCGCGGAGTTCGCCGCGTTGCACCTGCGCCAGTACGGCCACGTGATGGACGAACCCGCGGAGATCACCGCGCTGCGGCTGCGGGCGGTCGGCGTGGTGGACAAGCCCGAACTGCCCCGCCTCCCCGACCGCTCGGGCGGGCCGGTCCCGGCCGCCGGCAGCCGCAAGGTCCACGGGGCCGGCGGCCGCGTCACCGACTACGTGTTGTACGTGCGCGAGGACCTGCGGCGGTCCGACCGCATCGAGGGACCAGCGATCATCGCCGAGCACACCGCCACCACCGTGCTGCACGAGGGCGACCGCCTGGAGGTCGGCCCGTACGGCGAGCTGCTCGTCACCGTCGCCGAAGAGGCCGCCGAAACGGGGGAGCAGGCCCGATGA
- a CDS encoding hydantoinase B/oxoprolinase family protein, producing MTDAITIEIIRHALLSAAEEVARNLCRTAYNTVVYEIHDYGIGIHDAAGDVVADAPGIAVFTRGNDHGIKKAVEFLGAGAMEPGDVFILNYPYWACAHTLDPLVFAPIHVGDELVGFASCRVHVLDLNQKDPGYVLDSTDSSQEGLVLPAVRLYRRGEQNTDVFNIIRFNSRLPERTIGDIQAQVSACVTGVRRTQDIAAKHGRENLTGAMRAINEHGAALARLGLAKLPKGTWSATDFVDSDGVDTDRLVELRATVTITDDEMTVDWTGSARDVRGPINLPVGQTHALSSLIFKALTTPDTPVVAGNFAPLRVITEPGSVMHAVPPMPTFTLWTGLLAGEVVLKALAKGMPDLVPACSGGDVCSMMGLGVNPRTGEPWLEATNEAVGFGATATADGEDGIMHLSEPGCRNNPVEVLETKSPMVIESYGYRPDTGGAGRHRGGCGVSRVYRFTAPSTGICLVYKTRTRPWSIAGGGEGVPNRIVINGGTERERVQGGSYNRLEAGEVLANETGGGGGFGDPFERQPQRVADDVRNGFVSVAAAAREYGVEVDPEDFAVDEDRTADLRAAARTPG from the coding sequence ATGACCGACGCGATCACCATCGAGATCATCCGGCACGCGCTGCTGTCCGCGGCCGAGGAGGTCGCCCGCAACCTGTGCCGCACCGCCTACAACACGGTCGTGTACGAGATCCACGACTACGGCATCGGCATCCACGACGCGGCCGGCGACGTCGTCGCCGACGCCCCCGGCATCGCCGTCTTCACCCGCGGCAACGACCACGGCATCAAGAAGGCGGTCGAGTTCCTCGGCGCCGGCGCCATGGAACCCGGTGACGTGTTCATCCTGAACTACCCCTACTGGGCCTGCGCGCACACCCTGGACCCGCTGGTCTTCGCGCCGATCCACGTCGGGGACGAGCTGGTCGGCTTCGCCTCCTGCCGCGTGCACGTGCTGGACCTGAACCAGAAGGACCCCGGCTACGTCCTGGACTCCACCGACAGTTCCCAGGAGGGCCTGGTGCTGCCCGCCGTCAGGCTCTACCGGCGCGGCGAGCAGAACACCGACGTCTTCAACATCATCCGCTTCAACTCCCGCCTGCCCGAGCGCACCATCGGCGACATCCAGGCGCAGGTCTCCGCGTGCGTCACCGGCGTGCGGCGCACCCAGGACATCGCCGCCAAGCACGGTCGCGAGAACCTGACCGGCGCCATGCGGGCGATCAACGAGCACGGCGCGGCGCTGGCCAGGCTCGGCCTCGCCAAGCTGCCCAAGGGCACCTGGAGCGCGACCGACTTCGTCGACAGCGACGGCGTCGACACCGACCGGCTCGTCGAGCTGCGCGCCACCGTGACCATCACCGACGACGAGATGACCGTCGACTGGACGGGCAGCGCCCGCGACGTGCGCGGCCCGATCAACCTCCCCGTCGGCCAGACCCACGCCCTGTCCAGCCTGATCTTCAAGGCGCTGACCACGCCGGACACGCCGGTGGTCGCGGGCAACTTCGCCCCGCTGCGGGTGATCACCGAACCGGGCAGCGTGATGCACGCGGTGCCGCCGATGCCGACGTTCACGCTGTGGACGGGGCTGCTGGCCGGCGAGGTCGTCCTCAAGGCGCTCGCCAAGGGCATGCCCGACCTGGTGCCCGCCTGCTCGGGCGGCGACGTCTGCTCGATGATGGGCCTCGGCGTCAACCCGCGCACCGGCGAGCCCTGGCTGGAGGCGACCAACGAGGCCGTCGGCTTCGGCGCGACCGCCACCGCGGACGGCGAGGACGGCATCATGCACCTGTCCGAGCCCGGCTGCCGCAACAACCCGGTCGAGGTGCTGGAGACCAAGTCCCCGATGGTCATCGAGTCGTACGGCTACCGGCCCGACACCGGGGGAGCGGGCCGGCACCGCGGCGGTTGCGGGGTCAGCCGGGTCTACCGCTTCACCGCGCCCTCGACCGGCATCTGCCTGGTCTACAAGACCAGGACCCGCCCCTGGTCCATCGCGGGTGGCGGCGAGGGGGTCCCGAACCGCATCGTCATCAACGGCGGCACCGAGCGCGAGCGCGTCCAGGGCGGCAGCTACAACCGCCTGGAGGCCGGCGAGGTGCTCGCCAACGAGACCGGCGGGGGAGGCGGCTTCGGCGACCCCTTCGAGCGCCAGCCCCAGCGCGTGGCCGACGACGTCAGGAACGGCTTCGTGTCGGTGGCGGCGGCCGCGCGGGAGTACGGGGTCGAGGTCGACCCCGAGGACTTCGCCGTCGACGAGGACAGGACTGCCGACCTGCGGGCCGCCGCCCGTACACCCGGGTGA
- a CDS encoding amidohydrolase family protein codes for MPGNLTIENALVFDGHSAELTEASLRIADGIVEEIGEGVARGGHVIDARGRTLIPGLIDAHFHAYGISLLGLEFQAGPASYLALAGARRLERALGRGFTTVRDVAGGDIGLARAIDAGLLRAPRYLYTGPALSQTGGHGDARPAELDICLHGGHMNEVVDGVEPLRRAVRERFRTGAHAIKIMTSGGVVSPTDPLRPAQYSAEEVAAVTDEAARRGSYVAAHAYSPEAIRHSVLNGVRSIEHGNLLDEPTAALLAEHEAFLVPTLAAYDAMDRRGEEVGLPAVGRAKNREVLDAGRVAVERAHAARVPVGFGTDLMGDLEDDQLLGLRLQTEAAGILACLRSATSVNARLLGRDDLGTVAVGARGDLLLLDGNPFDDPAALWDHRRPRLVVHDGIPLEPGGLPDPA; via the coding sequence GTGCCCGGAAATCTGACGATCGAGAACGCGCTGGTCTTCGACGGCCACTCCGCGGAGCTCACCGAGGCCTCACTGCGCATCGCGGACGGCATCGTCGAGGAGATCGGCGAGGGGGTCGCGCGGGGCGGGCACGTCATCGACGCCCGGGGCAGGACCCTGATCCCCGGCCTGATCGACGCGCACTTCCACGCCTACGGCATCTCGCTGCTGGGCCTGGAGTTCCAGGCCGGCCCGGCGAGCTACCTCGCCCTGGCGGGTGCCCGCCGGCTGGAGAGGGCGCTCGGCCGCGGCTTCACGACCGTGCGCGACGTCGCCGGCGGCGACATCGGCCTGGCACGGGCGATCGACGCCGGGCTGCTGCGGGCGCCCCGCTACCTGTACACCGGGCCCGCGCTGAGCCAGACCGGCGGGCACGGCGACGCACGTCCCGCGGAACTGGACATCTGCCTGCACGGCGGGCACATGAACGAGGTCGTCGACGGGGTGGAGCCGCTGCGCCGGGCCGTACGCGAACGGTTCCGCACCGGAGCCCACGCCATCAAGATCATGACCTCCGGCGGGGTCGTCTCCCCGACGGACCCGCTGCGGCCCGCGCAGTACTCGGCCGAGGAGGTCGCGGCCGTCACCGACGAGGCCGCGCGGCGCGGCAGCTATGTGGCCGCCCACGCCTACTCGCCCGAGGCGATCCGGCACTCCGTGCTGAACGGGGTGCGCTCCATCGAGCACGGCAACCTCCTCGACGAGCCGACCGCTGCCCTGCTGGCCGAGCACGAGGCCTTCCTCGTCCCGACGCTCGCCGCCTACGACGCGATGGACCGGCGCGGCGAGGAGGTCGGCCTGCCCGCGGTGGGCCGCGCGAAGAACCGCGAGGTGCTGGACGCCGGGCGGGTGGCCGTCGAGCGGGCGCACGCCGCCCGCGTGCCCGTCGGCTTCGGAACCGACCTGATGGGAGACCTGGAGGACGACCAGCTGCTCGGCCTGCGCCTGCAGACCGAGGCCGCCGGCATCCTCGCCTGCCTGCGCTCGGCGACCTCCGTCAACGCCCGGCTGCTGGGCCGCGACGACCTCGGAACCGTCGCCGTGGGTGCCCGCGGGGACCTGCTGCTCCTGGACGGCAACCCCTTCGACGATCCGGCCGCGCTGTGGGACCACCGCAGGCCGCGCCTGGTCGTCCACGACGGCATCCCCCTCGAACCCGGTGGCCTCCCCGACCCCGCCTGA
- a CDS encoding MFS transporter produces MSPDPIGASGAGHDLSSAAPVAGGPLPVGHAFATMSLTREHVKAGSALFFAFVIEAWEMLIVSYVSSSIRADFHIGAAAVGLLLSSMYFGMIPGALLWGAVTDRIGRKMTCIWSLAGYGFCCAASALAPNYWSFCAARFCSGFALAGILVAVFVYFEELLPVRHRGRATVFLAGGWPIGTLIAVGVTAGVVNTLGWRAVILISALSGLWALLIWRWVPESPYWLVTKGRQAEARAAIERLSRGQVDTTRELYVPVGPRSSARALFQGRATKITLLQVVVNFALSWGYWGLQTWLPNLLADRGLSLPASYLFITVSALSMIPGYLSAAWLTARYGRRRIYLSYVFLGTAGGLLFAFAPSMAFLYAGNVMMSIFAQGSWGVWDTWMAEVYETHNRGRGYSLGIAAQRVANAIAPGVIGLFVSYAFGFTSTVAFIEAFFVVALVLALPLPETEGEELT; encoded by the coding sequence ATGTCTCCCGACCCGATCGGCGCGTCCGGCGCCGGTCACGACCTGTCCTCCGCCGCCCCCGTCGCCGGTGGCCCGCTGCCCGTGGGCCACGCGTTCGCCACCATGAGCCTCACCCGGGAACACGTCAAAGCCGGAAGTGCGCTGTTCTTCGCCTTCGTCATCGAGGCGTGGGAGATGCTGATCGTCTCCTACGTCTCCTCCTCCATCCGCGCCGACTTCCACATCGGCGCCGCCGCCGTCGGACTGCTCCTGTCGTCGATGTACTTCGGCATGATCCCCGGCGCGCTCCTGTGGGGCGCGGTCACCGACCGCATCGGCCGCAAGATGACCTGCATCTGGAGCCTGGCCGGCTACGGCTTCTGTTGCGCGGCCTCCGCGCTCGCCCCCAACTACTGGAGCTTCTGCGCCGCCCGCTTCTGCTCGGGATTCGCCCTCGCCGGCATCCTGGTCGCGGTGTTCGTGTACTTCGAGGAACTGCTGCCGGTGCGCCACCGCGGCCGCGCCACGGTCTTCCTCGCGGGCGGCTGGCCGATCGGCACCCTGATCGCCGTCGGCGTCACCGCGGGCGTGGTGAACACCCTGGGCTGGCGCGCGGTGATCCTGATCAGCGCGCTGTCCGGTCTGTGGGCGCTGCTGATCTGGCGATGGGTGCCGGAATCCCCGTACTGGCTGGTCACCAAGGGGCGGCAGGCCGAGGCACGCGCCGCCATCGAGCGGCTCTCACGCGGCCAGGTGGACACGACCCGCGAGCTGTACGTGCCGGTGGGCCCCCGCTCCAGCGCCCGGGCGCTGTTCCAGGGCAGGGCCACGAAGATCACGCTGTTGCAGGTGGTCGTCAACTTCGCGCTGTCCTGGGGCTACTGGGGCCTTCAGACGTGGCTGCCGAACCTGCTCGCCGACCGGGGGCTGTCGCTGCCCGCGAGCTATCTGTTCATCACCGTCTCGGCGTTGAGCATGATCCCGGGCTACCTCAGCGCTGCCTGGCTGACCGCGCGCTACGGCCGGCGGCGCATCTACCTGAGCTATGTCTTCCTGGGCACCGCCGGCGGGCTGCTGTTCGCGTTCGCCCCCTCGATGGCGTTCCTCTACGCCGGGAACGTCATGATGTCGATCTTCGCCCAGGGCTCCTGGGGCGTCTGGGACACCTGGATGGCCGAGGTGTACGAGACGCACAACCGCGGCCGCGGCTACAGCCTCGGCATCGCCGCCCAGCGCGTCGCCAACGCCATCGCGCCCGGTGTCATCGGGCTCTTCGTCTCCTACGCGTTCGGGTTCACCAGCACGGTGGCGTTCATCGAGGCGTTCTTCGTCGTCGCCCTCGTGCTGGCCCTGCCACTGCCGGAGACGGAGGGCGAGGAGCTGACCTGA
- the panD gene encoding aspartate 1-decarboxylase, translating into MLRTMFKSKIHRATVTQADLHYVGSVTIDADLLDAADLLPGELVHIVDITNGARLETYVIEGERGSGVIGINGAAAHLVHPGDLVIVISYAQVDDAEARALRPRVVHVDRANRIVATGADPSEPVPGGEVVRGPGAVARA; encoded by the coding sequence ATGCTGCGTACCATGTTCAAGTCCAAGATCCACCGTGCCACCGTCACCCAGGCCGATCTCCACTACGTCGGCTCCGTGACCATCGACGCCGACCTGCTGGACGCCGCCGACCTGCTGCCGGGCGAGCTGGTCCACATCGTCGACATCACCAACGGCGCACGCCTGGAGACCTACGTCATCGAGGGCGAGCGGGGCTCCGGTGTGATCGGCATCAACGGCGCCGCGGCGCACCTGGTGCACCCCGGCGACCTGGTGATCGTCATCAGCTATGCGCAGGTCGACGACGCCGAGGCGCGTGCGCTGCGTCCCCGTGTCGTCCATGTGGACCGCGCGAACCGCATCGTCGCCACGGGCGCCGATCCCTCCGAGCCCGTGCCGGGCGGCGAGGTGGTGCGCGGCCCGGGGGCCGTGGCCAGGGCGTGA
- the gndA gene encoding NADP-dependent phosphogluconate dehydrogenase: MSSSAQIGVTGLAVMGRNLARNFARNGYTVAVHNRTASKMRALVEEFGDEGTFVPAETPEELVAALERPRRVMIMVKAGAPTDAVIQEFAPLLEPGDMIIDGGNAHFEDTRRREHELRERGIHFVGTGISGGEEGALHGPSIMPGGSPESYASLGPMLEKISAKAPDGSPCVTHVGPDGAGHFVKMVHNGIEYADMQLIGEAYQLLRSVAGYTPAQIVDIFRTWNTGRLDSYLIEITAEVLSQTDARTGSPFVDVVLDQAEQKGTGRWTVQVALDLGVPVSGIAEAVFARSLSGHGALRDASRHLAGPTARPMSEKDAAAFADQVEQALYASKIVSYTQGFHLVASGSEEYDWNIDEGSVAAIWRAGCIIRAAFLDRIRSAFDARPDLPSLLSDKGFADEIAAAQDDWRAVLAAAVQQGVPTPGFSAALAYYDALRADRLPAALTQAQRDYFGAHTYKRTDGEGTFHTLWAGDRSEVEA; the protein is encoded by the coding sequence ATGAGCAGTTCGGCCCAGATCGGCGTAACGGGGCTTGCGGTCATGGGGCGCAACCTCGCCCGGAACTTCGCCCGCAACGGCTATACGGTCGCCGTCCACAACCGCACCGCGTCCAAGATGCGTGCGCTGGTGGAGGAATTCGGCGACGAGGGCACCTTCGTACCGGCCGAGACCCCGGAGGAGCTCGTCGCCGCGCTGGAGCGCCCCCGCCGCGTGATGATCATGGTGAAGGCCGGTGCGCCCACCGACGCGGTGATCCAGGAGTTCGCACCGCTCCTGGAACCGGGCGACATGATCATCGACGGCGGCAACGCGCACTTCGAGGACACCCGGCGCCGGGAGCACGAGCTGCGTGAACGGGGCATCCACTTCGTCGGCACCGGGATCTCCGGCGGCGAGGAGGGCGCGCTGCACGGGCCGAGCATCATGCCCGGCGGCTCCCCTGAGTCGTACGCCTCGCTCGGCCCGATGCTGGAGAAGATCTCGGCGAAGGCCCCGGACGGCTCGCCCTGCGTGACCCACGTCGGCCCGGACGGCGCCGGGCACTTCGTCAAGATGGTCCACAACGGCATCGAGTACGCGGACATGCAGCTCATCGGCGAGGCCTACCAGCTGCTGCGCAGCGTCGCCGGCTACACGCCCGCGCAGATCGTCGACATCTTCCGCACCTGGAACACCGGCCGGCTCGACTCGTACCTGATCGAGATCACGGCCGAGGTGCTGTCGCAGACCGACGCCCGTACCGGGTCCCCGTTCGTGGACGTGGTGCTCGACCAGGCCGAGCAGAAGGGCACCGGCCGCTGGACGGTGCAGGTCGCGCTGGACCTGGGCGTGCCGGTGTCCGGCATCGCCGAGGCCGTCTTCGCGCGCTCGCTCTCGGGCCACGGGGCGCTGCGCGACGCCTCCCGGCACCTGGCCGGCCCGACGGCGCGGCCCATGAGCGAGAAGGACGCGGCGGCCTTCGCGGACCAGGTGGAGCAGGCGCTGTACGCGTCGAAGATCGTCTCGTACACGCAGGGCTTCCACCTGGTCGCCTCGGGGAGCGAGGAGTACGACTGGAACATCGACGAGGGCTCGGTGGCGGCCATCTGGCGCGCCGGCTGCATCATCCGCGCGGCGTTCCTCGACCGGATCCGCAGCGCCTTCGACGCCCGCCCCGACCTGCCGAGCCTGCTCTCCGACAAGGGCTTCGCGGACGAGATCGCGGCGGCGCAGGACGACTGGCGCGCGGTGCTGGCGGCGGCGGTCCAGCAGGGGGTGCCGACACCCGGTTTCTCCGCGGCGCTCGCCTACTACGACGCGCTGCGCGCCGACCGCCTGCCCGCCGCGCTCACCCAGGCGCAGCGGGACTACTTCGGTGCGCACACCTACAAGCGCACTGACGGGGAGGGCACCTTCCACACCCTCTGGGCCGGTGACCGCTCGGAGGTCGAGGCGTAG
- a CDS encoding DMT family transporter, protein MSALTLAVLLSLVSAVAYAGAAIVQERVAAAEPGTGPHYAPMHRPVWWAAVGLNGLGAVLHVAALAFGPLSLVQPLGALTIVFALPMAAVFVRRRAGATAWRGAVMATLGLAGLLALTGASDSQSLSGLQRVGVASVTAGSIVALMVTAHALHSRPAVRSVLLATASGAAFGIASVFTKTVALDWSGGSTLPVLLPTLAVTAVMAVAGLLLSQASYRDAGLAAPLSTLTVVNPVVAAGVGLTMFGESFQHGTAGAVLALGCGAVAAGGLVLLTTERIHPSGPAAGDRAVPAVADGRPFAAGGTVPHPVIVLEGAAARAGERASVSGRLTPLPDDAAQQVPGRQAAAPGAASEVPQQPAPVFEGLERLQREERLPELRQLPGVRELPGLDALSDPREEPQRSTLPHRLPHQPGGAERSAGGWLAPCGRLRS, encoded by the coding sequence ATGAGCGCTCTCACGCTGGCCGTGCTGCTCTCCCTTGTCTCCGCGGTGGCGTACGCGGGTGCCGCCATCGTCCAGGAGCGGGTCGCCGCCGCCGAGCCCGGCACCGGCCCGCATTACGCGCCCATGCACCGCCCCGTCTGGTGGGCCGCGGTCGGGCTCAACGGCCTGGGTGCCGTGCTGCACGTGGCGGCCCTCGCCTTCGGGCCGCTCAGCCTGGTCCAGCCGCTCGGCGCGCTGACCATAGTCTTCGCGCTGCCCATGGCGGCCGTCTTCGTGCGGCGCCGGGCCGGTGCGACCGCCTGGCGGGGTGCGGTGATGGCCACGCTCGGCCTCGCCGGGCTGCTGGCGCTGACCGGCGCCTCCGACAGCCAGTCGCTGAGCGGGCTGCAGCGCGTCGGCGTGGCCTCGGTCACCGCGGGTTCGATCGTGGCGCTGATGGTGACCGCGCATGCGCTGCACAGCCGTCCCGCGGTCCGCAGCGTGCTGCTGGCCACGGCATCGGGTGCCGCCTTCGGCATCGCGTCGGTGTTCACCAAGACGGTGGCGCTGGACTGGTCCGGGGGCAGCACGCTGCCCGTCCTGCTGCCGACGCTGGCGGTGACCGCCGTCATGGCGGTGGCCGGTCTGCTGCTGTCGCAGGCCTCGTACCGCGACGCGGGCCTCGCCGCGCCGCTGTCCACGCTCACGGTCGTCAATCCGGTGGTGGCCGCCGGGGTGGGCCTCACCATGTTCGGCGAGAGCTTCCAGCACGGCACCGCGGGCGCCGTGCTCGCACTGGGGTGCGGGGCGGTCGCCGCGGGCGGCCTGGTGCTGCTGACGACGGAGCGCATCCACCCCTCAGGCCCGGCGGCCGGCGACCGTGCCGTTCCCGCGGTCGCGGACGGGCGGCCGTTCGCGGCCGGGGGCACGGTGCCCCACCCCGTGATCGTGCTGGAGGGCGCGGCGGCAAGAGCCGGGGAGCGGGCGTCCGTGTCCGGGCGCCTGACGCCGTTGCCCGACGACGCCGCGCAGCAGGTCCCGGGCCGCCAGGCCGCGGCACCGGGTGCCGCTTCCGAGGTGCCGCAGCAGCCGGCCCCGGTGTTCGAGGGCCTGGAGCGGTTGCAGCGCGAGGAGCGGCTGCCGGAACTGCGGCAGCTTCCGGGTGTCCGGGAGCTGCCCGGGCTGGACGCCCTGTCCGACCCGCGGGAGGAACCGCAGCGGAGCACGCTGCCGCATCGCCTCCCCCACCAGCCGGGGGGCGCGGAGCGGAGCGCCGGCGGGTGGCTCGCTCCCTGCGGTCGCCTCAGATCCTGA